The sequence cagaccagccacagaccacacacacacacatacacacagacacaggttAGCCATAGGAACTCTGAAGCAATCTACACTTACATACATCTAGGCTACGTGCAACCCATCCCATagagttcacacacacacagagcagaaTAGACCTCTACACAGCTAGGTCCCACATAGACGTTTGCATCCAGGGCTGGGCACAGAAGCAGGCAGAGGGCTCCTCCTGTCTCTCAGGCCGGGGTGTCAGGGTTGGACCAGCACACACTCTCACACGCATCCTATAGGCCAGCCACATGCTTGCCCCCTGGACCTTGCCAAGGTTCTGTGGGGGCACTGGACACCCCAGTCTGTCTCTGCCCCACAGAGATCCTGGCACTTCCTCTCTCCAAACATCACCcccacttccctccctctttGCTTTTGCCACTTCCCCTAGGAGGCCTAGCgcagcagcctctgcttctgCTGGGGTGGGGGCCTGCTATAAAGAGGTCACCCAGGGTCTTGGTGATGCCCAGGTCCCCCAAGGCTTCACCAGCAGTGGCAGGGACGGAAGCAGCTTCCTAGGAAACTCCCCTCATGCCCAACCATgtcagcctgggagaaagagagagactcttCTTCCTGCTTCCAAGAAAATCCAGCAGCTTCCTCTCCAGGAGAGGGGTTGAGGGACCCCCCAAACCACAGAGGTGGGAGAGGGAGGCTGCTGGTAGGCCAGGAGTTCCTCGGGGAGGGTTCCTGCTGGGCCTCAGATCCACACCCAGGGGCAGGGACACGGGAGGGAGGCTGGGTGCTGTGTGCTGCGACTTGTGGGTTCTCGCCCTGGCCTGCCCACTGGCTGACTCACAGGCAGCCCCCGGCCCAGTTTCCTAGTGAGGGCCCCACCGGTCAGTGGGGCCAGCAGGGAGGGGGGTCACCAGGCTATTTATAAGAAGGAGAAGTCCCTTGTGCCAAGACCAAAAGCCCCGAAGACACttgtgggtgggggtgggtgaaCTTCCTCCTTATCCTGTGCCCTAGGCCCCAGGCCCTGGGGCATTGGGGAAGCCTGTGCACGGGCTTCTTAGCCAGGTGCTGGTCTGGAGCCCAGGGCCTGGGCAGTACCCAGCTGCCAGTCTGGGCGCTCAGGCCAGGCGGGGGAGGGGGctgtcctcccaccctcctcATGGGGCCGGCCTGGCGCCAGTGGGGCGGCTTGAGGGGGTGGTGCCCAGGCCACAAGGGTGACACTGGCAGAGGCCTGGAACCGGCTGTACCAGCTTGGCTGGGCTCCCGCCCTCCCTGTCTGGTCCAATCTCCACCCCCTGCTCAAACACCCATGCAGAGTGCTTGGAGGGACCCTACTCCCACATGCTGGCCTGTCCACAGAGACCCGTGCCCCTCTCTCTGTGCCCGACCACATTTCTCCCCCAATAAAAGGAGACCCTcagcggggtgcggtggctcacacctgtaatcccagcactttgggaggcccaggtgggaggatcccttgaggccaggagttccagaccagcctaggcaacagaatgagaccctgtctcgataaaatatattttaaaaaaaaccttagccaggtgtgttgtgcttgtagtcccagttactctggaggctgaggcaggaggatcgcttttgcccaggagttcaaggctgcagtgagttatgattatgTAGCTgaactctagcctgagcaacagagtgagatggtcttgctttgttgcccaggttggagtccagtgtcaagatcatggctcatgggatcctcctgcctcagccttcagagtagctaggactacaggcacaccccactgaccccagctaatttttacatttttttgtagagatgggggtcttgctgtgttccccaggctgcccTTAAAAATTTCTGGGCTAAGGCTGGGCgaggtggatcatgcctgtaatcccagcactttgggaggctgaggcgggcagataacttcaggtcaggagttcgagaccggcttggccaacatggtgaaactccatctctactagaaatacaaaaaattagctgagcgtggtggcatgtgcctgtaatcccagctactctactcgggaggctgaggcggaagaatcgcttgaacctgggaagtggaggttgcagtgagctgatattgtgccactgcactccaccctgggcgacagagtgatattccatctcaaaaaaacaaaagaaaacaaacaaacaaacaaaaactcctgggctcaagtgatcctccagccttggcctcccaaagtgctgagattatagacatgagccaccgcacttggccaaaGTGatgttctctttaaaaaaaaaaacaaaaaaagggccgggcgtggtggctcacgcctataatcttagcactttgggaggctcaggctggcagatcacaagatcaggagttggagaccagcctgaccaatatggtgaaaccccttctgtactaaagatacaaaaattagctgggcatggtgacatgcgcctgtaatcccggctactcaggaggctgaggcaggagaatcgcttgaacccaggaggcggaggttgcagtgagccaagatcacgccattgcactccagcctgggtgacagagcaagactctgtctcaaaaaacaaacaaaacaccaaaaaaaagagACCTTTCATGAGATGGCCTGCAGCTGGTACTGCATACATGCGTCTCTGGTTGTCATTATCCACAATATAGTGGCTAATGCTCTGAAGCTAGACAGCTTGGATTGCATCTCAACTCTAGTGCTTATAGCTGTTGGACACCAGACAAGTTCCTTAATctcctgtgcttcagtttctcatctgttaaatggggatacAAATAACATGCATTTTGCTGGATTGTTGGAAGCAGTCGATGACTTATTTTATGTTAACCACTTAGAAGGGTGCCTAGCCCACAGTAAGAGCCTTATAAGTGTTggctattaaaataattattattattttcagccTGTCTGTCTTAAGTGTCTCTGAGTCTTACTGTCTGTCTGCATGACGCTAACCTTGAACCCATTTGTCTCTCTGGGCATCTCTCCCTGCCCTGACCCCCTGCCCCCATACACCCACTCTTCCTTGCCCTCCTCCTGGGATGGACTCTCTGGGATGGTCTCACCTCTCTCTAGAACTCCCCTCTGGCATGGCCAGCCTCAGCCCTGGCCGGGGCTGAATTACCGTGGCCTCCTGTCTTGTGGGACCTGCAGGttagcttcccaaggtgctgccCTCTGGCCTGCCCTACCCAACCCCCCAACGCTGCCCACTGTGCCCCCACAGGCCCAGCCAGATGTCAGCTGCAGTTATTAGCCTGGGCGGGAGACACAGGCCTGGCAGCGTGCCTGCCAGACTCACAGGCCTCCGGAATCTCCCTTGAGCCTAGGGCGGGGGAGGGGAGCCATTCAAGcaaggggaagaagggagggggcATTTAGGGGTCACAGGGACCCTCCAAGGACGGGACGCCCCCAGCTTCTGCTGGGACCTTCCTCCAGCAAGGCCACTGCACTGCTGGActtccccctgcccccacatAGCTCAGTTTCTTTTTCGCCTCTTtcgttttccttctctttcccacaCTTGGTGAGATCTAGGCTGCCCCAGAAAGGCTGTTTAACCCCTATCCCTTAGCCTCTTTCTACCCTAAAGAAGAGACAGGCTCTCGTCATCCTCCAGAAGACAGAGGCCTGGgaagctgagagagagagagactaggcTTCTCACCTCTTGGTCTAGTGGGTTCACACACAAACTGCTCGGAAGTCCCACCTTAAGTCTAACTGGAAGCCTCACCATCTGCACCTCGCCGCAGCCCTTCCCCGGGAAGGGGCTCTGGGTTCCCTTATATTATCCCCTTAGATTTTCAGGTCTTCTCTGACTGGGGGAGGGAAGCCCTCAGATGAAGGAGCCACTCTAGGGAAGGAGTGGGGGCTCCCTCTAGGTATtctggatgatggatggatgggaccAGCAGACTCAAACGAGAGTGGGGCCCCTGACCCACATGAGTGAGTGCGGGGTGTTGGGGAAGGAGCCCCAGACCTCCTGGCAGAAGGGAAGGGCACCCCACCCGAGGGAGGAGGCAGCCGCCGTTCCAGCCCGCCCAGGCGCCGGGGGCGCCTCGAGGCATCGGCCCGCCCTCTCCGCGCCCCGTCGGGCCGGGGGCGAAGTCCGACCCAGGCCCGCGGGCAGGCGGGGACCTGCCGGGCTGGGTTGGGCCAGGCCCGGCCTGGCAGGACGCAGCCCCAgagcggcggggcggggcggggctgggcCAGGCGGCCGTGGGGGCCCCGGGGGCGGCGGTCGGGGCTGGTCGGGACTAGCAGTCCGGGGGCCCAGGCGCGCCCTGGGTCCTGGCAGATACTCGGGCTCCCCACTTCTGGCTCTGGGCCCCAGGACAGCGCTGGTCCCACCTCTTCCTGTGCCCTAATATGGGCGGCGGGGAGACACTCCGGGGGCCGCCCCGCCCTCAGTCCTGCCTGCGGACTCCCGCCTGTTGCCATGGCGACCAGGCCCCGCTCCTCGACTGCGTCCCCCGCCGTCGGGCCAATGGAACAGTCCCATGTTGCCTGCCTCCGCGGTCCCCTGCAGGCGCCGCGGGCGGAACCATTGCTTGAGGGGAGAGGATGGTGGCTGGAGGCTTCCGCGGCTGGGCAGGCTCCACGCACCCGGGCCTCCGCGGGGGCTCGCACGCCCAGGTTCCTCTTCCGAGGCGCAGGATGCGGCGGGACCCAGGGCGGGGCGCACGGTCCCGTAGGATCCAAGTGACGGAGACAGGGCCGGGCTCCTTCCCCCGGGGCTGTTGCCACACTTCCTGCCTCGGCGCTCTTTCCCCAGCCTGTTTCTAAGGAAGGGAGTGGGGTTGGGCGACCGCGCCCCAGCCGTCGGGCTGGGTCCAGGCTCCAGGAGCCGACACGGTGTCGGGCAAAGCCCAGGGTCAATAGGGGAGAGTTTTAGGATGGGGGACAGAGAATACAGATGCCTAGGAGGTTACCCACGAGGGGGAGCACCAGTCGTGGAAGATCCAGCAGTCCTGGTGCGCAGGACCCTCAAAGCCCCCTCCTCGCATGTCAACTGAGTACCCTCTTATTGTCTTCTCTGCTCCGAAGATGTGTCCGGACCCTTCTGACTCTCTCCTTCATCCGGGCTTCGCAGATGACCCCAGTGGTCACCAGCTTCTGGCAGACTTGTCTCCATCTTCTACCCTGCATATTTTACCTGCCTCAGTGTACCGCAGGACGCTTACTCGCTTTCTGCATACCTAGATTTCCCCTAATTCCTCCTTCCCAATTACGGGAGAGCCCTCAGACCTTCCCATGGGCTCCTGGACCCTACTCATTTCTTTCAATTTAATGGGTCGTGCAGCTCCGCCCACTCACCCCTTTTGAtctctcccctcctccatccTGTGAAAATTCCAGCCCCGCATCCTTCTATGCTCGGGACCCCCAGTCAATTCCTGGGTCAGATGTCTCCTTACCCCTCCCGATTTACCGTGCTTAACCCTCATTCCTGCTTTTTGGGGTCTCCCAATGAATTGTCCTACCCCTCTCGTATTCTGGGTACCTCAGGGGTTTCTTCGCACACCCTGAGATCCTCACCCTACTTGCTGCGTACCAGGTCCTGGTATTTGTCCCAGTGGACTTCAATGAAATCATCCTCCTCCCTGAAACCCCTCACTCATGTGCCTGGGCCCCCAGGCCTCCTTCCATGCGTACCCCGGGGTCCTTTGAGCCCCTCCCCCTGCAGGCCCGCCGAGCCACCCGGCCCGTGGCCGCTGTTTACAAGGACACGCGCTTCCTGACAGTGACGCGAGccgcctcctccccttccccacgCTCGAAGAGGGGGGCGCGGGGGCCCGGCTTCGGCGACGGCCAATCGGAGCGCACTTCCGTGGCTGACTAGCGCGGTATAAAGGCGTGTGGCTCAGGCTGAGCGGCTGGGACCTTGAGAGCGGCCAGGCCAGCTTCGGAGCCAGCAgggagctgggagctgggggaAACGACGCCAGGAAAGCTATCGCGCCGGAGAGGGCGACGGGGGCTCGGGAAGCCTGACAGATCTTTTGCGCACAGCTGCCGGCTGGCTGCTCCCCGCCCGCGCCAGCCCCCGAGAACGCGCGACCAGGCACCCAGTCCGGCCACCGCAGCGGAGAGCTCGCCGCTCGCTGCAGCGAGGCCCGGGGCGGCCCCGCAGGGACCCTCCCCAGACCGCCTGGGCCGCCCGGATGTGCACTAAAATGGAACAGCCCTTCTACCACGACGACTCATACACAGCTACGGGATACGGCCGGGCCCCTGGTGGCCTCTCTCTACACGACTACAAACTCCTGAAACCGAGCCTGGCGGTCAACCTGGCCGACCCCTACCGGAGTCTCAAAGCGCCTGGGGCTCGGGGACCCGGCCCAGAGGGCGGCGGTGGCGGCAGCTACTTTTCTGGTCAGGGCTCGGACACCGGCGCGTCTCTCAAGCTCGCCTCTTCGGAGCTGGAACGCCTGATCGTCCCCAACAGCAACGGCGTGATCACGACGACGCCTACACCCCCGGGACAGTACTTTTACCCCCGCGGGGGTGGCAGCGGTGGAGGTGCGGGGGGCGCAGGGGGTGGCGTCACCGAGGAGCAGGAGGGCTTCGCCGACGGCTTTGTCAAAGCCCTGGACGATCTGCACAAGATGAACCACGTGACACCCCCCAACGTGTCCCTGGGCGCTAGCGGGGGGCCCCCGGCTGGGCCCGGGGGCGTCTACGCCGGCCCGGAGCCACCTCCCGTTTACACCAACCTCAGCAGCTACTCCCCAGCCTCTGCGTCCTCGGGAGGCGCCGGGGCTGCCGTCGGGACCGGGAGCTCATACCCGACGGCCACCATCAGCTACCTCCCACACGCGCCACCCTTCGCCGGTGGCCACCCGGCGCAGCTGGGCTTGGGCCGCAGCGCCTCCACCTTTAAGGAGGAACCGCAGACCGTGCCGGAGGCGCGCAGCCGGGACGCCACGCCGCCGGTGTCCCCCATCAACATGGAAGACCAAGAGCGCATCAAAGTGGAGCGCAAGCGGCTGCGGAACCGGCTGGCGGCCACCAAGTGCCGGAAGCGGAAGCTGGAGCGCATCGCGCGCCTGGAGGACAAGGTGAAGACGCTCAAGGCCGAGAACGCGGGGCTGTCGAGTACCGCCGGCCTCCTCCGGGAGCAGGTGGCCCAGCTCAAACAGAAGGTCATGACCCACGTCAGCAACGGCTGTCAGCTGCTGCTTGGGGTCAAGGGACACGCCTTCTGAGCGCCCCCTGTCCCCTTACGGACACCCCCTCGCTTGGACGGCTGGGCGCACGTCTCCCACTGGGGTCCAGGGAGCAGGCGGTGGGCACCCACCCTGGGACCTGGGGGCGCCGCAAACCACACTGAACTCCCGCCCTGCGCCCAGTCCTTCCACCTCGACGTTTACAAGCCCCCCCTTCcacatttttttgtatgttttttttctgCTGGAAACAGACTCGATTCATATTGAatataatatatttgtgtatttaacagggaggggaggagggggcgaTCGCGGCGGAGCTGGCCCCGCCGCCCGGTACTCAAGCCCGCGGGGACATTGGGAAGGGGACCCCcgccccctgccctcccctctctgCAACGTACTGTGGAAAAGAAACACGCACTTAGTCTCTAAAGAGTTTATTTTAAGacgtgtttgtgtttgtgtgtgtgtttgttctttttattgaatctatttaagtaaaaaaaaaaaaaatttgttctttattaatttctgttgtctttttttccaAGCTGGGAGGGcggagggaaaaaaaagcactGGTGTGCCCCCAGCTCAGTGCTGTTGGTGGCTCGGTCCTGTATGTGTCCCCCTCGTCGGCTCTGCGCAGGCATCTTGTGGTCCCAACCCGGGAGTCCCACCCTTCCCGCGTCCCCGGATCTCCAGGGTTGGATGGTTGGGGCGCGGGACGCAGTCCAGGGACACAGTAGCTGAAGGCAGGGCGCTGGGGGCGAGACGCGGAGCGCGCAGGCGCGGCCCCGCCCAGCAGTGCGCGCCGGGGCTTTCCCCGCTGACGCAGCGGAAGCGCTGCCCATACAAGGACCGATTCTGCCCAGTGACGCGACCGCGGTCTCTGGGCAGATTCCGGGAATCCCCTCC comes from Macaca fascicularis isolate 582-1 chromosome 19, T2T-MFA8v1.1 and encodes:
- the JUNB gene encoding transcription factor JunB, producing the protein MCTKMEQPFYHDDSYTATGYGRAPGGLSLHDYKLLKPSLAVNLADPYRSLKAPGARGPGPEGGGGGSYFSGQGSDTGASLKLASSELERLIVPNSNGVITTTPTPPGQYFYPRGGGSGGGAGGAGGGVTEEQEGFADGFVKALDDLHKMNHVTPPNVSLGASGGPPAGPGGVYAGPEPPPVYTNLSSYSPASASSGGAGAAVGTGSSYPTATISYLPHAPPFAGGHPAQLGLGRSASTFKEEPQTVPEARSRDATPPVSPINMEDQERIKVERKRLRNRLAATKCRKRKLERIARLEDKVKTLKAENAGLSSTAGLLREQVAQLKQKVMTHVSNGCQLLLGVKGHAF